From the Fibrobacter sp. UWB11 genome, one window contains:
- a CDS encoding putative toxin-antitoxin system toxin component, PIN family: MVYAVIDTNVIVSALITRSPQSPVLQVIQRILSGRVCMLVNNEILAEYKEVLARPKFNLEQETVETVISELLKHSLNVDAPPSGVVLPDPKDVVFYNVVLAKRDDGAYLVTGNTKHFPVCGFVVTPREFLDIVDAPLRTMFVNDRRMFYNANPVASRMLRTMQQLSADAEKAGSAGMTLDEINAEIAAARSGK; this comes from the coding sequence ATGGTTTATGCAGTCATTGACACTAATGTCATTGTGTCCGCCTTGATCACCAGGTCTCCGCAATCGCCAGTGTTGCAGGTTATTCAGAGAATTTTATCTGGCCGCGTTTGCATGCTTGTGAACAATGAGATTCTTGCCGAATACAAGGAAGTTCTTGCGCGTCCTAAATTCAATCTGGAGCAGGAAACCGTTGAGACTGTTATTTCCGAGTTGTTGAAGCACAGCCTGAATGTCGATGCTCCGCCAAGTGGAGTCGTGCTCCCCGACCCAAAGGACGTTGTGTTTTACAATGTGGTCCTGGCCAAGCGAGACGACGGCGCGTACTTGGTTACAGGTAACACCAAACATTTCCCGGTCTGCGGTTTTGTTGTTACTCCACGAGAATTTCTTGATATCGTTGATGCTCCGCTGCGTACGATGTTCGTGAATGACAGGCGAATGTTCTATAATGCGAACCCGGTTGCAAGCCGCATGCTCCGTACCATGCAACAGCTATCTGCCGATGCCGAGAAGGCCGGTTCCGCAGGTATGACGCTCGACGAGATAAACGCCGAGATAGCCGCCGCCCGGAGCGGGAAGTGA
- a CDS encoding LlaJI family restriction endonuclease translates to MTKVEPSLFQELKRYSLNEIRERLGCTSENVKAYINTLRKYGIVKIVKKDSLDFADLTNDDLVIADSAEEVSGASYKFDFVGIVAVKDKVVFCYPKYTTYSDKEKILEELKLAIKAIRKYDSKGELVHLHNRDDKDEYNKLALSLHILQDYFENGVYTNIQEIIETNGDGEIDWDRTINETFAYIKDNRPYYLELKTRSSQNDDFDYFKRLHECIVTQCSKYLKELTILDFFDMPEVLLSELDLKDFGDTDYILYRLEREIANQFITRKQNLLKTLYTFVATSGTSSQENSYSLYGTNCMNLVWEKACGQIFGNEYETLKRHIPKPLWKLDGNFDKNVETLIPDIVTRYNYPDGSELFYILDGKYYLPRITNNKISGNPGVQDVVKQFVYHKAFLDYIFSQYHCTVFNAFLFPMLSDSDETENIKLRGHVTMMDWGVETLVPLYLLFLRPSFVWDAYIKGKSCKDELNKVRGEVQFQDVFSGILDTSQTLQRKSKENVDNQLTMIGYLKQPYFNFIADALKPESFLFYFYRTKDGFKYPIHPDLKRCKKFIGYADDGRIIRGDISKNISVMDAEKLQIELGKNGFSGSAHSAEDYIVVEICNYKIDDSISVSELKESINAYKGNDATNAHSPKVIDVIN, encoded by the coding sequence ATGACAAAAGTAGAACCATCCCTATTTCAAGAATTGAAGCGATACTCCCTAAATGAGATTAGGGAGCGTCTGGGATGTACCTCTGAAAATGTAAAAGCCTACATAAATACACTCCGTAAATACGGGATTGTGAAAATTGTCAAGAAAGACAGTCTTGATTTCGCGGATTTGACCAACGACGACCTTGTCATAGCGGATTCTGCAGAAGAAGTTTCAGGAGCAAGCTACAAGTTTGACTTTGTTGGCATTGTCGCTGTAAAAGATAAAGTAGTCTTCTGCTACCCTAAATACACTACATATTCCGATAAAGAAAAGATTCTCGAAGAATTGAAGTTGGCAATTAAAGCTATTCGCAAATACGATTCTAAAGGCGAATTGGTTCATTTGCATAATAGGGACGATAAAGACGAGTATAACAAATTGGCTTTGTCGTTGCACATTTTGCAGGATTACTTCGAGAACGGTGTCTATACAAACATTCAGGAAATCATAGAAACCAATGGCGATGGTGAAATCGACTGGGACCGAACAATTAACGAAACCTTTGCCTATATAAAAGACAATCGCCCTTATTATCTGGAACTGAAAACACGCTCGTCGCAAAATGATGATTTTGATTATTTCAAGCGCCTTCATGAATGCATCGTTACTCAATGCTCCAAATATCTTAAGGAATTGACGATATTGGATTTCTTTGATATGCCGGAGGTCCTTCTAAGTGAATTAGATTTGAAGGACTTTGGCGATACGGATTATATCCTCTACCGTCTAGAACGAGAAATTGCAAACCAATTTATCACAAGAAAGCAGAATCTTTTAAAAACGCTTTACACATTTGTCGCCACATCCGGAACAAGTTCGCAGGAGAACTCTTATAGTCTCTATGGGACAAACTGCATGAACCTGGTTTGGGAAAAAGCCTGCGGACAGATATTTGGGAATGAGTATGAAACATTGAAAAGGCATATTCCAAAGCCGTTGTGGAAATTAGATGGCAACTTTGACAAAAATGTTGAGACGCTAATTCCAGACATTGTTACAAGATACAATTATCCTGATGGTTCAGAACTCTTTTACATTCTGGACGGGAAATACTATTTACCTCGTATAACCAATAATAAAATTAGTGGAAATCCCGGTGTTCAAGATGTTGTAAAGCAGTTTGTCTATCATAAAGCTTTCCTTGATTACATTTTCAGTCAATATCATTGCACCGTCTTTAACGCATTCTTGTTCCCAATGCTTTCTGATTCTGATGAAACGGAAAACATAAAGCTTCGCGGGCATGTGACTATGATGGATTGGGGTGTTGAAACTCTTGTCCCATTATATCTGCTGTTTTTAAGGCCGTCTTTTGTGTGGGATGCGTATATAAAAGGAAAATCCTGCAAAGACGAACTCAATAAGGTAAGAGGCGAAGTTCAATTCCAAGATGTTTTTTCAGGAATACTCGATACTTCACAGACTTTGCAGAGAAAGTCAAAAGAAAATGTTGACAATCAGCTGACTATGATCGGTTATTTAAAACAACCTTATTTCAACTTTATTGCCGATGCATTAAAGCCTGAGTCGTTTCTATTTTATTTCTACAGAACAAAAGACGGATTCAAATACCCGATTCATCCCGATTTGAAACGCTGCAAAAAATTTATCGGCTATGCAGATGACGGTCGAATTATTCGAGGGGATATTTCGAAAAACATCTCTGTTATGGATGCTGAAAAATTGCAGATAGAATTGGGGAAAAATGGATTTTCTGGCAGCGCACATTCCGCTGAAGACTATATCGTTGTGGAAATCTGCAATTATAAAATTGACGATTCTATTAGTGTAAGCGAGTTAAAGGAATCCATCAATGCGTATAAGGGAAATGATGCAACAAACGCACATTCTCCGAAAGTAATTGATGTGATTAATTAA
- a CDS encoding DUF4238 domain-containing protein, with translation MSEFEEVEKKLEDDIVRRQHYVPRCYLKAWVDVNEHLECQDKTNGNTFTPKVENVANQQYFYKTTPLTGEQLNFLYRAWIEDSQEPLKGLLMGWLKCFSLKDEFWAFCKQVKWEAAANWLEKNTEEKLFSVIEGKIPEWRTNIETFSPSYWSIEDNEMEFILWVVLQYIRTPLMQEKYISCAKQVGGEIERLSLNTQNVYRWIFATRLAHNIIMSDDMKIFPLVNKTGTLFITSDQPVVNVCASYKGKGELTYKDLELYYPMSPEVAILISPRECYTKWMPISLNQVQVDYYNKVIEQMSQRFIFKKP, from the coding sequence ATGTCTGAATTTGAAGAAGTCGAAAAAAAGTTAGAAGATGATATCGTTCGTCGTCAGCACTATGTACCAAGATGCTATTTGAAAGCATGGGTAGATGTAAACGAACATTTAGAGTGCCAAGATAAAACTAACGGCAATACATTCACCCCAAAAGTTGAAAATGTTGCAAATCAGCAGTATTTTTATAAGACCACTCCATTGACAGGCGAACAGCTTAACTTTCTTTATCGTGCTTGGATAGAGGATTCTCAAGAACCTTTGAAAGGCCTATTGATGGGTTGGTTAAAATGTTTTTCTTTGAAAGACGAATTTTGGGCATTTTGCAAACAGGTGAAATGGGAGGCCGCGGCGAATTGGTTAGAAAAGAATACCGAGGAAAAACTTTTTTCCGTTATTGAGGGGAAAATCCCAGAATGGCGAACTAATATAGAAACTTTTTCGCCCTCATATTGGTCGATTGAAGATAACGAGATGGAATTTATTCTTTGGGTTGTTTTACAATACATACGGACGCCTCTTATGCAAGAAAAATATATTTCATGTGCAAAGCAGGTGGGTGGCGAAATTGAAAGATTGTCACTGAATACACAAAATGTTTATCGCTGGATTTTTGCGACTAGATTGGCTCATAATATAATCATGTCGGATGATATGAAAATTTTCCCGCTGGTTAATAAAACCGGAACATTGTTTATAACATCAGACCAACCAGTGGTCAATGTGTGTGCTTCGTATAAGGGTAAAGGGGAATTAACCTATAAGGATTTGGAGCTTTATTATCCTATGTCGCCTGAAGTTGCAATCTTAATCTCTCCAAGGGAGTGTTATACTAAATGGATGCCCATATCTTTGAATCAAGTTCAGGTAGATTACTACAACAAGGTGATAGAGCAAATGTCCCAAAGATTTATTTTTAAAAAGCCTTAA
- a CDS encoding type II toxin-antitoxin system RelB/DinJ family antitoxin, protein MATTVLQVRVDEELKNEAAELFENLGIDIPTAIRIFFKRAVAEKGIPFELREPSAVYDANPGWRAFMELRRQAQRGPAAGMSEAEIEAEIAAYRAGK, encoded by the coding sequence ATGGCTACTACCGTGTTGCAGGTCCGCGTGGACGAAGAACTAAAGAACGAGGCCGCCGAGCTTTTCGAAAACCTGGGAATCGACATCCCCACGGCAATCCGCATCTTTTTCAAGCGCGCCGTCGCCGAGAAGGGCATCCCGTTCGAACTGCGCGAGCCGTCCGCCGTTTACGATGCCAATCCCGGATGGAGGGCCTTCATGGAATTGCGCAGGCAGGCCCAGCGAGGCCCCGCCGCAGGCATGAGCGAGGCTGAAATCGAGGCCGAGATCGCCGCTTATCGAGCAGGCAAGTAA